The DNA region GTTAATCTCATTGGTGGGCTTAGGCTGCCCCTGATAAGAAAAAGGATTACCTTAATTCGCCACGGCGCTTTATTGCGGATTAGTCGAAATAGGTATACTTATTTGTCTTTGAGTTTCTCCCGGTCCTGGCAGGCTACCTAACGAGATATCCAAAATAGGATATAAAAAAACCGTTATAATAATCGCCAATGATCGTATGTAAATATAGTCTCTTACTTTCTACATGTGATGACCAAAGTTACTTTATGTACATAAACACGGCTAAAgactaacataaatattttacttactcaATCCAAGgacataaactatttttatccaATACATTGGAAACATAAGCgaacgttatatatatttgagttttCCTAATCAAATAGGTATAAAGACATTATTCGAAAACAATTGCCGATATTGCATTAAAAAATTGTGACATCTTGATATCATCGTAATCAAACTTCACACTCTCCTATCTGCGGTGCCAAAAAACAACAGCAGACTTGAATAGCAAATGAAAAACTATGCAACGCTTCATAATAGACCGCAAGTCACCCCATTGTTCTTCCAATATGTCCCGTTGGTTCAGGTAGCGGAAGCAACCCTTGCAATGGGTGGGGGTGCCCTGCACAATTAGGCCACACCCCTATGCATACAAAAAGACAGGGGCGATCCACAACATCATTAGTTACTCGCAATCCACCGTAACGACATCATTGTAGTAAACATGGCTCTCTGGACGCCGTACGCTGATGACGCAGCACTAGATCTATCAGTGAAGTGTAAATCGGAAAGTATGTCGCCGATACCAACATACACGGAGTTTCCATCATATCCGTGTTTGAACACAGTGCAACACAGTGTAGAACAGTACCCCTACATCGGATATGTCCAGCCTATGTACGTGCCCGTCGCTGAAGCATCGCCAGCGTCTTCGTGTTCTGGATACATGCCGCAATCGATGAGTCCTCCGATGAGGACAGGCATGATATCGCCACCAGACTCTCCCAAATCAGTGAACGAGAGAAAGCGCCCGAGTTACATGATGGACGTCGACTCATTATCGGATGATCCTGATTTTCAAGCTTTCGAAAGGGACGCCCTTAGAGCAATGGCTGAAAAGAACGGAGGAGCTTTACTCGGTAACAACCCGAGAATGCGTCGTGCCGTTCAAACCAGTCAAAACGCCGACGATTCCTATAGAAAACAAAGGGAAAGGAATAATTTTGCTGCAAAGCAGAGCCGCGATAGGAGGAAGCTTAGGGAGATCCATCTCGCTTTGAAAGTAACTTATTTGAAGAATGAATTATCTAAGCTCAAAGGCCTGCTGTCAACAAAAACATGTATGCGGTGTCACCAGACGTGCCTCTGCTAGAATtagtataagattattttaaaatgttatttatctaatatataaggTCTAAGCTATATGTGCAATcttgtaaatagtatagtagttaatttattagatattatatcgaTTATGTAACAATTGcagaatattctttaaattattgtaaaatgaaataaaataaatataattgatttaagaattaacatttttttttattaattttgtgtcACCACTGACATTTGTACTTTAAGAAATAGTAACATGAgctaaaatgttacgtcccttgttcctgtatttacactggttcactcagaCCTGAAACAATTgatgattttaaaaagtaatgagtaaatttgttacgaaataattttaattatgacaaacagacattttaatttaaagtttattcgaACAATATCTAAGTCGATTCAAATCCTTTTACTAGAGAATTTTATCTCGTATCATAAAGTAAATATCTGAACTACCGAGTGTAAGCCCATTCAAGTTTCCCTTGAATAAAAAGTTAAGTACATACCTTTTTGTCACAATGGAATGGGAGCGGCTAGCGCAAGCGCCGCTTTGTGATTCTTCCGACCAATGAGATTCGTGAATCCATGTTTATTATGTATCCACAGATGATAGATGGTTATTACTTAAcctgtatatttattgtatgtagcGTTTGTATATGtttcagtttatattatttaaatgaacttaagataataataaaaaaatatactattatggTAATCGTTATTTACCAAAAGTTGATGCAAATAGTTTATaacatactagttgtcgccagcggcttcgctcgcattttagggttTTGGCTTAAGGTATcaggcataaaaaaaaaatacataaaaaatccttattttaagtttaagcttgcttcgtaaTAAGTGCTTTCAAATTCGGTTTGATGGTCTGGCCGTGAAAATGGCAGGCGGAGTAACTTTcgcatgtttaatattaatataagtagtaTAGATGTGGGGATTAAATCATCGCTTCCgggttatttgtttgttatattgaaattttgaaaacaattacaAGATCTGTTACAAAAAAACGCAACTGTTACCGCGTTTTGTACCAAGCTGGACGTGATTTACTTAATCTTCCATGGCAGTGGGATAAAAagactaaaaaataaaacaaattcctgtacttaaactaaatatattccgctacaaattacattaaacaacTGGACACCGCTACACTTTCTGCTTGATGACGTGCGGCAAGTCGAATTTTCCCCGGACGCATTTTAGCTTCACACCGGGACAATCTTtaactctaaaaaatataaaaaaaaaaaaactattatagcaTGTATTGTTTATGTCCGGCACATTTCCTATCTTGAAGCGTAATATTTACCCGTTTGGTTTCGCGTGAGTCTCTAGTGTTTATCTAATAATCTCGTTTGAGGTCAATGAAAAATTATAGAGATTTTCAGTTAAGAAATTGACAGTCTTTTGCCTAGCAGAATTTGTACTCATGTATCCTGAGCTGGTACTCTCTCGGGCTTTTTGGATTGCCATCCCAttattatgagagtgaggaaaaAGAGATTGCATCTGTCCTTGAGCTCGCCATTCGTATAATAATAAGCGCAAATAGAATGGTATTATTTGGCGAATAAAATCAGGTGAGGAAATCATCGTACGTTTATCTCATTTAGactatgattaataaaaaaggtgCGTGTATGCGTTATCTGTTGCGTGTGAGAAGTTCTTCTTCTTTGGCGTAATTCTAAATAGCTTTTAATTGcatggaaataattaattacaataaaaataaacactaataatttacttattaattattattatgaaaaatattttttttttcttttttcaccactgataatatttaatcataattttaaacatttacaatttaataaaataaacattataaaataagataaggtcCGAAGTAGTAAGTTGGTGCCTTAGCGGGCAACTTCATCCTGTAGTTTCGATGCGCGCTcatcatgaaaattcagtgttcaagtataacttaaaaaaatgactCATTGAGCAAATTAATGCAAATACTGAATACTTGGGCACATGACATGATCTTGCACAATAACCTTTCCcctatatatatttagcatCAATGCGCTGCAGTTCAGAGCTGTAATTGGTCCATTTCTTATATGAACTACGTCACTCACCTGCCGACCCTGACGAGGACGATGTTGTGTTCCTGCAGGTTGTGTCCGATGCCGGGCACGTACGCGATCATCTCGCGTCCGCTGGAGAGACGCACGAGCACGCATTTACGGTTAGCGGAGTTTGGCTTCTTGGGTTTTCTGATCAAGGTTTTCAGTATTACACCCTGAAATTGTGTTTCTAATTTAGCTAAAAGATAACATGTAAATTTCTCCCGGCTGCTATTCCGTATgggttaatataaaattcacgcCTTTTGAAAACAAGAGATAATTGTAACCattttcttttatgtatatttctaaTGCGCTGTTAACTATAGTATTAAGTATTGACAGCCCTTGTTCTTCTGTTACAATTACATCCTAAAGTTACCGTTACGAGTTACTTTTCttgaaagtaaataattttctaaatccAAATTATCCCTGTAAGGCCGACCAAAAGAAGAGTCAAACCATTAACATGTCGCTTAATATAGGATCTAAgttgtaatgtcccttgtgtctgttacCCCTGACTCAAAATAACGATAACAAACTATTCTTGACTGGATGGTACCCACCCAGGTGCGCAAGCCGCTACTGTAGGTACTGTTCTACCACCGcagacaaataattaaaaatagttaggtTTTTCgtacatttataattacaatgacTTTAGAAATAGTTAACATACCTTGGCGAATGGATTTCCATTGAGCGGGTTTCTAGATTTTCGCTTTTTGATATGAGGACCCGTTTTGTGCATCTGTGCGAGTGAAGCCATCGTTCTCGATAGCACCGATGTCGCTTGGATATTTGAGCCAGCGAGGAAGTCTGTTATAGGTGCAGCTCGACGGATTAGAGCTTGCGTGGGTGTAGCTGAACGAAAATTTGtagaataagtaatattatcattatctaAATACAAGTATGTCTAATacgaaagtatctctgtctctttatttttttgctaCATCACGGTTACACTATTGGACCGATCCGTTACATTTTCCATATGTTGTACAGTCAGTATCTTAATAATCTTCTTAAACGGACATCATTTCCTAATTAGCACTAATtttggtttataataaaataagatatatttatatcgtgtCTTAGCAGATCGTATTAAATTagtgctaatattattataataattgactaTTCCATTTTTGATCTTCAGCCCAAACCGGTGGTGACAATtcaaatgtgtttataaaagCCTCCTCGAATaaagtaagtataatttaactttgatGCGAATTAAGTCgcggtaataaaatattttcatataacaaaGTCAATGTAGATTGgaaatataacaaaaagaaatacaaattcagACCGaagttttattgtttgaaattgcTAGTTTTTTCATTTTCTCTTTCACTCATACTCAATATTTTCATCCCGACAAATATACTGTTATAATCAGTGTTGAAACGCATACAACAGCAGGTGCGAAACCCTCTGTTTCGGATTATCTCCTGTCTATATGTATCCTCGATATTCTACCGTAATTTGAACTTTATCACAACGACATAAGGATACCGAAAATATACATGACGAAAGGGCTAAATGTGTACTGTTAACCgcgaatttattgttaaatcaaGGTTTTGTAGGCGTTCTCGCAATTGTATCAATTGTGTGGGCCGTGATCAAATGTTCACATGGTCTCGTGGGGCGTTGTGTACTTTATAGCGGGACTTGAAAGGTATGATTGACAAGTCCAAGGTGTTGTACGATTCGATGCAGCGGGAACATCAAGTGTGGTCcgttaaacaattatttcgaatttgtatacattttttgtagATACGGTTAAATCAACTGCAATGGACTTACATGTCGATATGAGTTTTGTGATTTAGTTTGTTTGGACGCTGATATACTTTCCTGGTTATTATACCAATCAACTGTTTTTGGGGtgcatttaaagttattttgtaaaacGTCGTAACTTGCCCCTTTATTACCCAAATGAATGACGTTAATAAGATTAAGTAAtccaaaattatagaaaaaaagacCGACTTTGCTTTCGAAGTGGAATcgatttaatattgtaaatactatTTCCATAGTCAGGTTTCATATCAGCGGGCGAATTCATTTCCAGAAATCGCCAAAGTCGATGACACATTTGATGTGTCACGTGGTCACAGAAACGACGACAAAAACGCTTCAACTCAAATTGAATGCGTATCTTCAAGTCGACTGATTGTTCttctaaattaaacaaaacgaaAAGATTCCCGTTGCAGATTTGTTTTAAACATATACCTACTTACTAAATGTttagaaatttttaaaatacatgttattccatgcaaattaaaaatgttcCAGGAAGCAGAAACATGTTcagaagttaaaattatttgagcAACAACTAAAATAACAAACGTATACCAGAGTCGAAGGCAATATCACGTAGTGTCCGGCAGAATGTTATTGTTTGAGATAATCGTCGCCAAGTGTCTCCTGGGAGAGAGACTTGCATCTGTCTAGCGcaagcaaatattataatatcggtGCAAGTTACGGGCTGAAcacttgttaaatttattaagaagacGTGGAGGTAGGTATGTACAGTATGACTTGTAGACatcaaagacaattttaaattaaagtaataataatataaattaatttatactaaggGTACCTATATAAGACATTAAAACAAGAAACTCAATCGAAAAATGAATAACAGGAGTTGATTTTTATCTGAAgtattattttgacatatttttaatagagaATTTATCCAAactcaaatattattgttacgaTATAAGTTAACTAGTCATTGAAAATTTAGCTGTTGATAAAACTCTGTATGAATTTAAGTCAATCGTTTAATTTATCAAAGTCATTAATAATTGTGTGTGGTATGATTTAATAACGCTGACACCCTTAACTTAGACAGCGTCTGAAACAGTACCTGCTCTTTTTGCGGATTATAATCCGCTAATAGTGGGCATTGTCCGCAGATGACGGACACATAGATTTGAAATTATCCTTTCTGACAACGTTGCTTCGAAAttgttcagaaaaaaaaaaatccacaggCGACAATAGGGAAGAGTTGAGCCACGGGAGCATTGTGCGTTCCCAGAAACGCTGTAAATCATATTTGTGTAAGAATAACATTAATACCACTCACAAATGGTACAACTTTATCACACTGATGGATAATATGAAATCCCTTTGCATTCGCAATTGTCAATTCAACTCCTTACACAATGCGCGCGGTTATTGCAAATAACTGCACATTATTATCAAAGACTAATCCCAAACTGAAGATAGGAtggaatatttatcaaaatagttTAATTCTTGGAAGGATTCTTAAGACTTCTAGAAGAAAATTTTAGATATCAGTTCGTAGCATCGATGAGATGATAATattctgttatatatttagaagctatatttctatttatgttacattcatattatatatggaGCAGAAGTAATACATCTTAAATGTCCTACTAATGGGTACAAGTTCCTTTTCTTTTGACGAGAAGATAGCTTATTCCAGCAGGCTGCTCTATAAGGTGCTAATGATAATTTGGAATTTCATTCAACACATCCgtctttatttacaatgttttcttaacgaattataaacacatattaagcacttAAACGGAAGGTTTTAGATTTCTCAAAGCTTCGATTTTAAGGACGAGCGAAACTTCCGCGTCTTAAACGTTAAAGGATCTGCGGCGAAGCGATCAAAACTGACACAATTGATTCATTGCTACTCGTACTTTCTATGAGAAAGTTTGATATGGGAAGATCCCACGCAGCGTCTGGTCAACAATCCTTCGCTTAGTATTATGTCATAAACAcatcgaaatattaataattagtatttttgttagATATATGTTAGaacgataatattaatttatattaaagataataattatttattcaaaaatatatatttataaattgtttttactgAAAGTAAGAAGTAGTAGTAGGTataaaaagagacaaaaaaCTGATTTGtacaagaatttataaaaagaaacataaatctTTTTTAGGAGTCTGTGGACTCAGCTTATTGCTGAATTTCCAATctcttaaaaaatacataatttgattaaatcttGAAGTACCATATCATTTTGCATTGAGAATGTTTAGATGTGTTGAttgattatataatgaaatttctTTGGACGAGAGTAAGATTACGAAGTAAAATGTGACTGCAATTATTTGCGTATATAACGTTTGAGCAAAACGTTTCAACAGAGTTGCAAGTAGGTACTTTGTTTACTTTACAAAGACTTTTATCAGTTGCTCGGTgccatttaaaagaaaacatattacTCTTTACCGTGGTTGACATTCAAttgcatttttttctattattgaattatatgacAACATTTCAAAAGAGCGGTCATAGAAAAATTTGCATGAAATAGCTGAGTCATTGTCCGGTAAAGCAGTGTTCGGTGTAGTAATCCTGAATCTGCAAGTAACGTGCGACAATATGCACAAAGCCGAGGTGTGAATGAGATCTTCATCAGCGGTCAGCGCTGACTCATGCCACCCTCGCAACCCTTATTTACGCTTCGAATTGTGTAGCGTtagcaaattaaattttaccatTAATGCTTGGACTTTACCAATTTTAATACTAAGCATAATAATTGgagattacttatttatattttattataagtttcttaataaaattttatgagatAAAAGTTCTGAGGTTggttatagaaataaaaaaaaacagctattATTTTAGGCTCGTTTTAGAAACAAATAATTCTTAGTCACAGttctacaaatttatatatatatatatatatatagtaagttCCATAATTTTTACTGTACCTATCAGCTGTTATGAGGCCTCAGCTGTTAGAATGTGTCGCTCAAACTAAATTTTATGCCCGTTCCGATAAGCTTTGAACACAATTCAGACgctagtaacaataaaatttagcaTATGAATAGTAAATACGTCAACCGACCAATGACCACTTAGAATTTAAGTTAAAGTCCTATTAGTTAAGTTAGTTAAACTCCGGGTTTCACTAGCGTTTCAGAAACTATATCTATTGCATACAATAGATATTGCTTTGCTGTCGGTACATGTCCCAGTGGACATAATCCGGGTCCACGCGGAAGGGTTCCACGCAAAAGACAGGCGCGATCGCAATCCCTAACCAACGATTGGTATACATACCAAAATAACCTCTATTCCTGTCGAAAATAAAGAAGACTTTCCCTCACAAAATCCAGGCAGCTGCCAAAATTGATGCAGATGTCGATTCCGCGTAGCGAAATGACATGTCCGCTAAATTGACAGTTATATACGGTTTCCTATTTACAATCGGATTTATTTACGTACGCGTTATTTATGCGAGGTTTACATTGCGGTTTGAAATATTTGGCCATATACGCAAtacgaaaacatttatttcaattgaaacattacacaaaaatattggataaattattttaactgaagTATTTGTCCTTATATAATGTCTAACGGTATTTGCTGAGGCGCTGAGTCTCTGTCAGGGAAGATAAATGCGGATTCTGCTGAAGGTTTGAGTCTAAAGTGACAGTAAAAtttcttaagataattttataataatctttatggcatttaaagctaataatcattatttagttttatataatatttagtaacttccaaattatgttatatgtgatttatttactgatgaaaaaagaaatgaattcttttatttattttcatactatGGCCCACAGGATAGCGGACATGAATCTTAACTAATAATTCtaagttcaaacccgggcaattacaactgaattttcataggcttaatttgtttaaaatcaatCTCATATacagtggtgaaggaaaacatagtgagatAACCTACGTTTGGTAGGTGAGAATATGTCACATGTAAATTCCAATCTGCATTCGAGCAGTGGGGAGTTTACATGCTATTTACTTTACTATACAATTACTccatttcgttaaaattttctTGCTGTATGAGTATGTAttcttgttatataaaaaaattcaaataatctcCTCACACACCAGATATTGCTTCATTCTAGTTTTAAATTCAGGATTAATTACAGACTTTTAATCAGATAATAAGGTTTGatagcaatattttattgtactgtagtgattttaattttgtcatgaTTTGACTATCATTAAAACTTTAGattgattaataaatgaataaaatataaagtaagaaATAGatactatacatattatgtaagatGGTTTACAAcaagttgaatttttttttaaatgttctttttaTATGAAACCCACTCTCAGTCAGGGTTGGTCATCAGGCCTTAGGTATAAAGAGTAGATTATATCCTTCTTTAGGAATTAAGCTTGcttctaaacaaatataattgaattcagTTCAGTGATCTGGTCGTGAAAGCTtaagaaacagacagacagagttacttccgcagttataatataaatataattacatattgcaTATATGgccttacaaataaaaaccgacaacaatataaattttaaaaacatattacgtatagttatttacgtattatgtatagttatttcatttattatacagAATACTTATGTAAGATATTTAGTAGCACTATAAACATAAATGGTCATAAATTTTGAAAAGACAGACAAGTTTTGTGGATCTTAGGAATAAGATAAATTCTTAAGATAAAAGGGTAAGTGCAATATTATTTACCACTATAAGCAGGGCATTGTGTTCTTAATCCAATAGATAGCAGCGACATTCCTTTTCTTAGTAAATTCATCTGAAAAACGAATACTAGGTTATAATTAACGCTCAAGATATTTCAATCATAATACATCAAAGTAGTTCACTAGCATATTTACTTAAGGCTTCATTTTCAATTACCttaacactattttaatattatttagtacttttgtttataaaagtcCAATAAGTTAATGGTTTTTCATAACATAACcttaaattctatatttattttggcaTTTGACATATGGAATTATGGATGACAGATTGTCAGTGCTGCATGttaatgaaaaaagttttataaatattaaaaaaacatcagtgactatataaataatttaaagaaaatattttaataatatcttcaaaattatacaagttaacatattaataataaattgacgcTATCTTTATATTCTCGATAGATGTCACTTCTATCTTGAACTTATAAAATTCACCGCTATTCAACGATAGATGTCGCTTCAATGActacattttatgtatttgcAAAGTCccgtaaatgttataataaaactgcTGATTTTATGTTGATACTTGATATCAAAATCTCTACATAATATAATGCTAGTGTTTGACTGTTTCTAGATTTGACCATTCAAGCAGCAACAGAATTAGTCATCAACCGAAAAGTGATTGCCTTTTATCACGGAAATACATTTTGTAGTGAAAGCACGAACAAATTATTACAGTAACATTTTTATAGtggttattcattttttaattatctatcacggcagtttgaaatataaaatatattattgtactaaTTCAAAGTTTTACATGCATATTtacggttaaaaataaataactgatatacagtaatttatttttaatctacctACATTAATTTAACCATAATAATTGATGCGATACtacaatttttattctaattgttATCAAAAAGTACGCAAATATTGGTAGGTAAGATTTTTCgtatttgttgaaaataaatacgaaattattattattattaataataatgttttattggtATACAGTATGATACATAAATCAGAGGCCCTATACCCCTAAACTAGGTGACCCCGTATCTTAAAGGACAGAGAGTTTCCAATCAGTGCGTACATTTGttagtgaattaaaaatatataatttattttaccaaattAAATAGATGCTATTATTaccagttatatttttatatgtaaattaaaacaaaatctaaaGTTGCCATATAATTAAATCAGTATAACACTTTAAAGCTTTTAAGAGTTGAGTAAAACTGTTTAAGAGAAAACGTTACCTGGAACGACAGGACTTCATAAGAAGATGAGTGCCTGATATAGTAAGATTGAATTAAAACTTCAGGTAAAATCTCTTCAAGTTTTATGAGCTCGAATACGACTTTACCATTTATATGGCGGCTTTAACATAATCTCCGAAgaagagattttatttaacgttatatccgagtttatattattttgcttcGTGGTTTCGACTTTAACTATTTGCATTTCATTATCGTATATTTGGattgtaactatttaatttagaaagtaCTACTCGTGTTGACTTTGCATAggtgtttttgatatttttttaaataattgatgaaacataatatttttggtaaCTGAGCGGCTGATTAATATATTCCATTGcttgctttttttttctatgacatttgtatttaaatatttataaaaatactcgtCTCTGGTATaaagtctatatttttattaaaagaaaacttttaaaaactattgaaataaCGACTAAAATTCAcacatatttcataataaaatcttGCACTGCATATAGTTTTGCAGCGTTCAGTTGGTGGCCGCCGGACTAATAATACGTTCAGATAATGAGATAATAAAACATGCATCATATGCGCATCCTAGGTCAatactgaaattatatattattgaaccGCGCCAAGCAATCAAACAAACTTTGTAATATTCCTAACATCCTTACAATATATCTAATGTATTCCTGAATTGCGGTTTTCGTTGAATGTTTTTTGTAGAAAGAGAAGTCAActgcgtt from Vanessa atalanta chromosome 14, ilVanAtal1.2, whole genome shotgun sequence includes:
- the LOC125068664 gene encoding thyrotroph embryonic factor-like; the protein is MALWTPYADDAALDLSVKCKSESMSPIPTYTEFPSYPCLNTVQHSVEQYPYIGYVQPMYVPVAEASPASSCSGYMPQSMSPPMRTGMISPPDSPKSVNERKRPSYMMDVDSLSDDPDFQAFERDALRAMAEKNGGALLGNNPRMRRAVQTSQNADDSYRKQRERNNFAAKQSRDRRKLREIHLALKVTYLKNELSKLKGLLSTKTCMRCHQTCLC
- the LOC125068668 gene encoding 40S ribosomal protein S12, mitochondrial; the encoded protein is MNLLRKGMSLLSIGLRTQCPAYSATPTQALIRRAAPITDFLAGSNIQATSVLSRTMASLAQMHKTGPHIKKRKSRNPLNGNPFAKGVILKTLIRKPKKPNSANRKCVLVRLSSGREMIAYVPGIGHNLQEHNIVLVRVGRVKDCPGVKLKCVRGKFDLPHVIKQKV